The following coding sequences are from one Acidobacteriota bacterium window:
- the gatB gene encoding Asp-tRNA(Asn)/Glu-tRNA(Gln) amidotransferase subunit GatB: MEFEAVIGLEIHVELNCATKMFCDCPNRPGDEPNRNICPTCLWLPGAAPRLGRAALEKAALVSLGLGGELQPRSAFDQKVYYYPDLPKGYQLSQAHLPLSRGGGVEIEDGRGGRKTLRIHHIHMEEDVARLVHDTEGRTPVGLVDFNRAGAPLVEIVTEPDFRSPSEAMEFLKTLRTRVRCAGASDCSMDNGTMRVDANISIRPRGSAVLNTKVEVKNMNSVRHVGDAIAFEIARQRAAVEAGEEVVLHTRLWDPDRKATLPMRGKFEGPCVPDPSVPVIELSPEWIARMRARLPEMPDARAARMAAACGFSVEEARFLCAETEVAEYFEALVREGVAPRMALHWMATQLLPALRERKLDPGRSPVDPGRLAALLGMLSRGEIHSGAAREVLLGMFESEEAPESLVNTGALRQESDAGRLAALVDQVLSHHPAAVRDIRRGQGRAIGFLIGQVLQASGGRANPRVVRELLHQRLSSGDGPG; the protein is encoded by the coding sequence ATGGAATTCGAAGCCGTCATCGGCCTGGAAATTCACGTGGAGCTCAATTGCGCCACGAAGATGTTCTGCGACTGTCCCAACCGTCCCGGCGACGAACCGAACCGGAACATCTGCCCCACCTGCCTCTGGCTTCCGGGCGCGGCGCCGAGGCTCGGCCGCGCGGCGCTCGAGAAGGCGGCCCTCGTTTCCCTGGGGCTGGGGGGAGAACTGCAGCCCAGGAGCGCGTTCGACCAGAAGGTGTACTACTACCCCGACCTGCCCAAGGGGTACCAGCTGTCACAGGCCCACCTCCCCCTTTCCCGCGGGGGCGGGGTCGAAATCGAGGACGGGCGGGGGGGGCGGAAAACGCTCCGCATCCACCATATCCACATGGAGGAGGATGTCGCCCGTCTGGTGCATGACACGGAGGGGCGCACCCCCGTCGGCCTTGTCGACTTCAACCGCGCCGGGGCGCCGCTGGTGGAAATCGTCACCGAGCCGGACTTCCGTTCCCCCTCCGAGGCGATGGAGTTCCTGAAGACGCTGCGCACCCGGGTGCGCTGCGCCGGGGCCTCCGACTGCAGCATGGACAACGGCACCATGCGCGTCGACGCCAATATCTCGATCCGCCCGCGGGGCTCCGCCGTGTTGAACACCAAGGTGGAGGTCAAGAATATGAACTCCGTCCGGCACGTGGGGGACGCCATCGCCTTCGAGATCGCCCGCCAGCGCGCCGCGGTGGAAGCCGGGGAGGAGGTGGTGCTGCACACGCGCCTCTGGGACCCGGACCGGAAGGCCACCCTCCCGATGCGGGGCAAGTTCGAGGGGCCCTGCGTGCCCGATCCCTCGGTCCCCGTCATCGAGCTCTCCCCCGAATGGATCGCGCGGATGCGGGCGAGGCTTCCGGAAATGCCCGATGCGCGGGCCGCGCGCATGGCGGCCGCCTGCGGATTTTCGGTCGAGGAGGCGCGCTTCCTGTGCGCCGAGACGGAGGTAGCGGAGTATTTCGAGGCCCTGGTGAGGGAAGGGGTCGCCCCGCGCATGGCCCTGCACTGGATGGCCACCCAGCTCCTGCCCGCGCTCAGGGAGAGGAAGCTCGACCCGGGCCGGTCGCCGGTCGATCCCGGGCGGCTGGCGGCGCTGCTCGGGATGCTTTCGCGGGGGGAGATTCATTCGGGAGCCGCACGGGAGGTGCTGCTCGGGATGTTCGAGTCGGAGGAAGCGCCCGAATCGCTCGTTAACACCGGTGCCCTGCGGCAGGAGTCCGATGCCGGGCGCCTGGCGGCCCTCGTGGACCAGGTCCTGTCCCATCATCCGGCCGCCGTCCGGGATATCCGCCGCGGCCAGGGGAGGGCCATCGGTTTTCTGATCGGCCAGGTCCTGCAGGCTTCGGGCGGGAGGGCCAACCCGCGGGTGGTCCGGGAGCTGCTGCACCAAAGACTCTCCAGCGGGGACGGACCAGGATAA